CCAGCGGGCCGAGCAGCCGGATGAGGCTGCCGAGCCAGATGCGGCTGCCGCGCGGCACGACCGCGTCGCCGAAGACCGAGATGATCAGCGAGCCCGCCTGCACGCGGTCGAGCTGGCGGAACTCGTCGAGACGTTTGTGGATGGGAGTGGACACCGGATTTGCGAACGGGACTTGACTTGCGGTGAGCGAGTCTATCGATTCGCCGGTGTGCCGGATAGCGTCGGCGCTGCGTCGGACGGCGGAATGGGCGGTCGACATGGTGGTGGATGGACGGGTTCTGCAGGCGTAAAAAGAAAGCTGGATGGCCGCCGCTTTCCGGCGGCCTGCCGACCGGGAAGGAGGGACACGAAGCATGTTCACCGGGACGATGCCGGAACGGCCCGGACCATCCCGCCCCCGGGCGGCGGCATCGCTCCAGCCGAACGGCCGGGAGACGCCGGACCCGCGCCAACGGCTCTGGCGGAACGGCCATTTAATGATACACAAACATATAAATATTTCTAGTTTTTGGTATCGAAATACACCCGAATCAGAAGTAAGCAAGACGCCATGAAAAATGACGATCGGCAAAAAATGGCGGCCCATACTCTTTCAATTTTATGTTTTTAAAAGTTTTTCTTTTCTGGTAACCGATTCCTCATTACAGAAATACGCCCCATGGCGGCCAACAGATTGGATACCATGCATTGACATCCATCAAATCCATTCGTATCGTTTACACCCATAACCCCAACGGAGAGAGACGAATGACTCATCCCCTGTTCGAAAAACACCGCGCCACCCTCGAGAGCGCCCTTAACGCCATCTCCACGCGCGGATATTGGTCTCCCTTCCCCGAGATGCCGAGCCCCAGGCTGTATGGCGAGACGGCGCCGGAGGAAGGCAAGCGGGCCTTCGAGGCCCATCTCGGCAAGCACTTCGAACTGGGTCAGCCGGGCCAGACCGGCTGGCACGGGGGTGAAGCCTCTCCCTACGGCGTGGCGCTGGACGTCGGCTATCCGGTGTGCGAGCCGGACGCGCTGATCGCCGCCGGCCTCGAGGCCATGAAGGGCTGGCAGGCGATGGGCACCGACGGCCGCACCGGCATCTGCCTGGAGATCCTGGAGCGGCTGAACAGGCAGAGCTTCGAGATCGCGCATGCGGTCATGATGACCACCGGACAGGGCTGGATGATGGCCTTCCAGGCCGGCGGCCCGCACGCGCAGGACCGCGGCCTCGAGGCCGTCGCCTACGCCTGGCGCGAGCAGGGCTTCGTGCCGGCCGAGGCGGCGTGGGAAAAGCCGCAGGGCAAGAACCCGCCGCTGGCCATGAAGAAGCACTTCCAGATCGTCGGCCGCGGCATCGGCCTGGTGATCGGCTGCGGCACCTTCCCGACCTGGAACACCTATCCGGGCCTGTTCGCGGCGCTGTCCACCGGCAACGCGGTGATCGTCAAGCCGCACAGCAACGCCATCCTGCCGGCGGCCATCACCGTGCGCACGATCCGCGCGGTGCTCGCCGAGAACGGCATCGACCCCGACCTGGTGAGCCTGTGCGTGGCCGCCAAGCGCGCCACCACCCAGGCGCTCGCCACCCACCCGGCGGTGAAGTCGATCGACTTCACCGGCGGCAACGTGTTCGGCCAGTGGCTGATCGACAACTGCCGCCAGGCCCAGGTCTATGCCGAGCTGGCCGGCGTCAACAACATCGTCATCGACTCCACCGACGCCTACAAGGCGATGCTGGGCAACCTCGCCTTCACGCTGTCGCTGTATTCCGGCCAGATGTGCACCACCTCGCAGGCCATCTTCGTGCCGGCCGGCGGCATCGAGACCGACGACGGCCACAAGAGCTACGACGAGTTCTGCGCCGATCTGGCCAAGGCCATCGAGCGCTTCCTGTCCAAGCCCGAGGTGGCGCATGCCGTGCTGGGCGCGATCCAGTCCGCCGACACCGCCGAGCGCATCGGCGTGGCCGACAGCGGCGCGCTGGGCAAGGTCGTACTGGCCTCCACCGCCCTCGAGAACCCCGAGTTCCCCGGCGCCAAGGTGCGCACGCCGGTGCTGCTGGCCTGCGACGCGGCCGACGAAAAAGCCTACATGGAAGAGCGCTTCGGCCCCATCAGCTTCATCGTCAAGGTGGCCGACACCGCCGCGGCGATCGCGCTGTCCGAGCGCGTGGTCGGCACCCACGGCGCGCTGACCGTCGGCGTGTATTCGACGAAGCAGGACGTGATCGACGCCATGACCGAGGCCACCTGGCGCAGCAAGGTCGCGCTGTCCATCAACCTCACCGGCGGCGTGTTCGTGAACCAGTCCGCGGCCTTCTCCGACTACCACGGCACCGGCGGCAACCCGGCGGCCAACGCCTCGTATGCGGATTCGGCCTTCGTCGCCAACCGCTTCCGCGTCGTCCAGCGCCGCTACCACGTCTGAGGAGCGGACCATGGAATACAGGAACATCCTCTTTTCGGTGGATGCGGGCATCGCCCGGCTGACGCTGAACCGCCCGGACAAGCTCAACAGCTTCACCGGCGAGATGCACGCCGAACTGCGCGACGCGCTCGATGCCGTCCAGGCCGACAAGTCGGTGCGCGTGCTGGTGCTGACCGGCGCCGGCCGCGCCTTCTGCGCCGGCCAGGACCTGGCCGACCCCGACATGGCGACGCAGCCCGGCGGCCGCATGCCGGACATCGGCAACATCGTCGAGAAGAACTACAAGCCGCTGGTGCTGCGCCTGCAGAACCTGCGCGTGCCCACCATCGCGGCGGTCAACGGCATCGCCGCCGGCGCCGGCGCCAGCGTGGCGCTGGCCTGCGACCTGGTGCTGGCCGCCCGCTCCGCCTCCTTCCTGCAGGCTTTCAGCAAGATCGGCCTGGTTCCGGACACCGGCGGCACCTGGTTCCTGCCGCAGCGCGTCGGCATGGCCCGCGCGCTGGGGCTGGCCATGCTGGCCGACAAGCTGCCCGCCGACAAGGCCGCCGACTGGGGCCTGATCTGGGCCGCCTACGACGACGCCGAGTTCGCTGCCAGGGTGGATGCGACGGCCGCGCAGCTCGCCGCCATGCCGACCAAGGCGCTGGTGCGCACCCGCCAGGCCATGCATGCCGCGCCGGGCCACACCCTGGAGCAACAGCTTTCCTTCGAAGGCGGCTTCATGCGCGAGCTGGGCTGGAGCCCGGACTACGCCGAGGGCGTCGCCGCCTTCATGGAAAAGCGCGCGCCGAAGTTCACCGGGGAATGAGCGTGACGCATACCGTGACGAATCCCCAGACCGCCACGCCTCCCGCCGCCGCGCTCGACGCCTCGGCCATCGTCGCGGTGGTCGGCACCGGTGCCATGGGCGCCGGCATCGCCCAGGTGGCCGCCGCCGCCGGCCACGTCGTCAAGCTGCTGGACAACCGGCCCGGCGCCGCCGCCAAGGCGATCGACGGCATCCGCGGCCAGTTCGGCAAGCTCGCCGACAAGGGCAGGATGAGCGCCGACGCCGCCCGCGCGGCCGGCGAGCGCCTGATCGCCGTGGAGCGCTTGACCGACCTCGCCGACGCCGCGCTGGTCGTCGAGGCCATCGTCGAGAGCCTGGAAGCCAAGCAGACGCTGTACCGCGACCTGGAAGGCATCGTCGGCGACGGCTGCCTGTTCGGCACCAACACCTCGTCGATCTCGGTGACCTCCATCGGCTCGGCGCTCCGGCGCCCCGGGCGCCTGGCCGGCCTGCACTTCTTCAACCCCGCGCCGCTGATGGCGCTGGTCGAGATCGTGTCCGGCCTGGCCACCGACGAGGCGGTGGCCGACACGCTGTTCGCCACCGCCGCCGCGTGGGGCAAGACGCCGGTGCATGCGCGCTCGACGCCAGGCTTCATCGTCAACCGCGTGGCCCGGCCCTACTACGCCGAGGCGCTGCGCGTCCTCAACGAAGGCGGCGGCGACTGCGCCACGCTGGACGCGATCATGCGCGACGCCGGCGGCTTTCGCATGGGGCCGTTCGAGCTGA
This DNA window, taken from Thauera sp. K11, encodes the following:
- the paaG gene encoding 2-(1,2-epoxy-1,2-dihydrophenyl)acetyl-CoA isomerase PaaG, translating into MEYRNILFSVDAGIARLTLNRPDKLNSFTGEMHAELRDALDAVQADKSVRVLVLTGAGRAFCAGQDLADPDMATQPGGRMPDIGNIVEKNYKPLVLRLQNLRVPTIAAVNGIAAGAGASVALACDLVLAARSASFLQAFSKIGLVPDTGGTWFLPQRVGMARALGLAMLADKLPADKAADWGLIWAAYDDAEFAARVDATAAQLAAMPTKALVRTRQAMHAAPGHTLEQQLSFEGGFMRELGWSPDYAEGVAAFMEKRAPKFTGE
- the paaN gene encoding phenylacetic acid degradation protein PaaN, encoding MTHPLFEKHRATLESALNAISTRGYWSPFPEMPSPRLYGETAPEEGKRAFEAHLGKHFELGQPGQTGWHGGEASPYGVALDVGYPVCEPDALIAAGLEAMKGWQAMGTDGRTGICLEILERLNRQSFEIAHAVMMTTGQGWMMAFQAGGPHAQDRGLEAVAYAWREQGFVPAEAAWEKPQGKNPPLAMKKHFQIVGRGIGLVIGCGTFPTWNTYPGLFAALSTGNAVIVKPHSNAILPAAITVRTIRAVLAENGIDPDLVSLCVAAKRATTQALATHPAVKSIDFTGGNVFGQWLIDNCRQAQVYAELAGVNNIVIDSTDAYKAMLGNLAFTLSLYSGQMCTTSQAIFVPAGGIETDDGHKSYDEFCADLAKAIERFLSKPEVAHAVLGAIQSADTAERIGVADSGALGKVVLASTALENPEFPGAKVRTPVLLACDAADEKAYMEERFGPISFIVKVADTAAAIALSERVVGTHGALTVGVYSTKQDVIDAMTEATWRSKVALSINLTGGVFVNQSAAFSDYHGTGGNPAANASYADSAFVANRFRVVQRRYHV